In a single window of the Acidobacteriota bacterium genome:
- the rpsT gene encoding 30S ribosomal protein S20: protein MANHKSAEKRVRQNEKRNLINRSNRSRLRTAIKKLRSTIASHDKSASVELLNPTVALIDKAVNKGVLHKNTAARYKSRLTKHVNEMA from the coding sequence ATGGCGAATCATAAGTCAGCAGAAAAACGCGTTCGGCAGAACGAAAAACGCAACCTCATCAATCGAAGCAACCGCAGCCGTTTGCGAACGGCCATCAAGAAGCTTCGCTCGACCATCGCGAGCCACGATAAGTCCGCGAGCGTGGAATTGCTCAACCCGACGGTCGCATTGATCGACAAGGCGGTCAACAAAGGTGTGCTGCACAAAAATACTGCTGCCCGATACAAATCGCGTCTGACCAAACACGTCAACGAAATGGCGTAG
- a CDS encoding DnaJ domain-containing protein, producing the protein MVNYYEILKVSPKASNAEIKSAYRRLARRLHPDSEHGSEDTAVRFAAIAEAYEVLGKPRERARYDRQLAEITAAANGDGNGFEAANPIVARWRQMVAEKRYGEIIDRLLEEERREAVAFQKAVFPLAAFFIACFLTTLLKPRLFTESGVIGKLVIVTLFIVALIKLFSRLKDGIERYTVTSEQIHESLLEDDLTEERRYSRLAVGTVLIFLTLGSLAAGLVIGSQVGAAANSFPQMFGTNADAELLFYPPILALFVDVMHSLALKFQE; encoded by the coding sequence ATGGTCAATTATTACGAGATCCTCAAAGTTTCCCCGAAGGCGTCCAACGCCGAGATAAAATCGGCCTATCGCCGTCTCGCCCGCCGCCTGCATCCTGACAGTGAGCATGGCAGCGAAGATACAGCGGTCAGGTTTGCCGCCATTGCCGAAGCCTACGAGGTGCTTGGAAAACCGCGAGAGCGTGCTAGATACGATCGGCAGCTGGCAGAAATCACTGCTGCCGCAAACGGCGACGGGAACGGTTTCGAGGCAGCAAACCCTATTGTTGCCCGCTGGCGGCAAATGGTGGCGGAAAAGCGTTACGGCGAGATCATCGACCGTCTGCTGGAAGAAGAGAGGCGCGAGGCCGTTGCCTTTCAAAAGGCGGTCTTTCCGCTCGCTGCGTTCTTTATCGCCTGCTTTTTGACAACGCTGCTCAAGCCGCGGCTGTTTACCGAATCCGGAGTGATCGGGAAATTGGTCATTGTTACCTTGTTCATCGTCGCCCTTATAAAGCTCTTCAGTCGGCTAAAGGACGGCATCGAGCGCTATACCGTTACAAGCGAACAGATACATGAATCGCTGTTAGAGGACGATCTGACGGAAGAACGGCGTTATTCGCGGTTGGCGGTCGGTACAGTATTGATCTTTCTTACTCTCGGTTCACTGGCTGCGGGCTTGGTTATCGGATCGCAGGTCGGCGCGGCAGCTAATTCTTTTCCTCAGATGTTCGGAACGAATGCTGACGCCGAGTTGCTCTTCTATCCGCCGATACTTGCTCTTTTCGTCGACGTCATGCACTCGCTCGCACTCAAATTCCAAGAGTGA
- a CDS encoding biopolymer transporter ExbD yields MEQFGVCGVYTNIKEGTLMTKPNINVTPLIDVLLVMLIIFMVAAPMKPTAFKANIPAEPKNISPDVKPHPHTLVVSLDHGDSISLNGERGLGNAQDQTALIYRLKAVVEERKRLQAEYAVFIRAPRTAEYGKVAKVIDAVKLSGASPIALQIDHLD; encoded by the coding sequence ATGGAACAATTCGGCGTTTGCGGTGTCTATACCAACATCAAGGAGGGCACCCTAATGACAAAGCCGAATATCAACGTAACGCCGCTGATCGACGTTCTGCTCGTGATGCTGATCATCTTTATGGTCGCGGCACCGATGAAACCGACCGCTTTCAAAGCAAATATTCCGGCTGAGCCGAAGAATATCTCGCCCGACGTAAAGCCTCACCCGCATACGCTAGTCGTCTCGCTTGACCACGGAGATTCCATTTCGCTGAACGGCGAACGCGGTCTCGGCAACGCACAGGACCAGACGGCGTTGATATATCGCCTGAAAGCCGTTGTTGAAGAAAGAAAGCGGCTTCAGGCCGAATATGCCGTCTTCATACGAGCACCTCGAACAGCAGAATACGGAAAAGTCGCGAAAGTTATCGATGCGGTCAAGCTCTCCGGTGCATCGCCGATCGCTCTGCAGATCGATCATCTGGACTAA
- the pabB gene encoding aminodeoxychorismate synthase component I, translating to METRRHAKLTGVTHELKDPDLVVSSILNRSADEPVCILDSCSSRHGDSRLLLAGIEPVRITEVPAHADANACLHAIEAAVSGGKAVFFTISYDLGPKLLGIQSRHASLEPLVFMAEFRRLLKFDHETKRGVVIGSNTTSPSVNYNEDPTNCANNPTEPEISVRSDFSRAEYLAAVEEIRERIRDGVTYQTNLTQKLIAELPDALTPEEVFQRLRKHHPAPFSAFMRRKDSTVISASPERFFKVSSDKNGKRTIRTSPIKGTRPRGTTPHEDERLKSELLSSEKDRAENTMIVDLLRNDIGRICEFGSVRVERLCEIEEHPTYFNLVSTIAGDLRDGVSISDILRAVFPCGSITGAPKISTMRIIDRIERGPRGLSMGAIGYYIPESFGVGERLDLSVAIRTMTVHGRHAEFNVGGGITIDSDPAAEYDETLVKATALLDAINGKLT from the coding sequence ATGGAAACTCGCCGGCATGCTAAACTCACTGGCGTGACGCACGAACTTAAAGATCCGGACCTGGTCGTGAGCTCTATTTTGAATCGCTCCGCTGATGAGCCGGTCTGCATTCTGGACAGTTGCAGCTCCCGGCACGGTGATTCTCGACTGCTGCTGGCGGGCATTGAGCCAGTGCGTATCACCGAAGTTCCCGCACACGCGGACGCAAACGCATGCTTGCACGCAATAGAAGCGGCGGTTTCCGGCGGCAAGGCGGTCTTTTTCACTATCTCATATGACCTCGGGCCTAAATTGCTTGGAATTCAAAGCAGGCATGCTTCGTTGGAACCGTTGGTGTTCATGGCTGAGTTTAGACGGCTCCTAAAGTTCGATCATGAAACGAAAAGGGGAGTTGTGATCGGTAGCAACACGACTTCGCCGTCAGTGAATTACAACGAAGATCCTACAAATTGCGCCAACAATCCTACAGAGCCCGAAATATCGGTGCGTTCGGACTTTTCTCGAGCGGAATACCTTGCAGCCGTTGAAGAGATCCGGGAACGCATCCGCGACGGCGTCACTTACCAAACAAATCTGACGCAAAAGCTGATCGCAGAACTTCCCGACGCGCTGACGCCGGAAGAGGTCTTTCAGCGATTGAGAAAGCATCACCCTGCGCCTTTTTCGGCATTCATGCGTCGAAAAGATTCAACTGTCATCTCGGCGTCGCCCGAGCGGTTTTTTAAGGTCTCCAGCGACAAGAACGGAAAACGTACTATTCGAACATCACCCATTAAAGGCACTCGTCCGCGAGGCACAACGCCGCATGAGGATGAGAGGCTAAAAAGCGAACTCCTGAGCAGCGAAAAAGACCGCGCTGAAAATACGATGATAGTCGACCTTCTTCGCAACGACATCGGCCGGATCTGCGAATTTGGCAGCGTCCGCGTCGAACGTCTTTGCGAGATCGAGGAACATCCGACCTATTTCAATCTTGTTTCGACCATCGCAGGTGATCTCCGAGACGGCGTCTCCATCTCGGACATCTTGCGAGCCGTTTTCCCGTGCGGCTCTATAACCGGCGCTCCAAAGATCAGCACAATGAGGATCATTGATCGGATCGAACGCGGTCCTCGCGGTCTTTCGATGGGAGCGATCGGATACTACATTCCTGAGAGTTTCGGCGTCGGCGAAAGACTTGACCTGAGCGTAGCGATACGGACGATGACAGTACACGGGCGTCACGCAGAATTCAACGTTGGCGGCGGTATCACCATTGATAGCGATCCGGCGGCGGAATACGATGAAACGCTGGTAAAAGCGACCGCGTTACTCGACGCCATCAACGGAAAACTTACCTAA
- a CDS encoding amino acid permease produces MTSDNSETRHLIRGLGLIAAVSVIIGNVIGTGVFLKARVMTCNVGDPNWVIAAWIAAGLLSLAGALTYAELTAMKPQAGGPYVFMRDAFGKIWSFLFGWTQLLIIRTGSQAAVAVVFAIALNDYLGGGLRHVLIETTIFGLPWTVTSLELVAIMVIAIFTTLNCLSVSVSGYIATVLTGVKIGLVIFVGLGTFLWVTGGSFDHFTMSSAGGACEGVADSVKFGSAEYTFFAGFAAAMLGALWGYDGWDNLSFVAGEVKNPGRNLPIAIIGSVLLIIVLYVIAQVAYFYVLDPVAVASVSETGSVGMAVVSRFFGGDPLTFATGVAVAIFTMGLMLSSLGTLHTSILSNSRIPYAMAEDGVMFKLFSKLSVNGVPVNAVIFQGIWATVLALSGSFDTLTDYVIFASWIFYAMITMSIFVFRKREPNTERPYKAWGYPVVPVIFLLVTGWLLVNTLMTSPTQSMIGIGFILLGLPVYFFLTAGNKKDEKAE; encoded by the coding sequence ATGACCAGCGACAACAGTGAAACCAGACACCTGATCCGCGGATTGGGATTGATCGCAGCAGTTTCCGTAATTATCGGGAACGTCATAGGCACCGGAGTCTTCCTAAAGGCTCGCGTGATGACCTGCAACGTCGGCGACCCTAATTGGGTGATCGCGGCGTGGATAGCGGCCGGTCTACTATCACTAGCTGGAGCTCTGACCTATGCCGAATTGACCGCAATGAAGCCGCAAGCGGGCGGGCCTTATGTTTTCATGCGCGACGCATTCGGCAAGATCTGGAGTTTCCTGTTCGGGTGGACGCAGCTGCTGATCATAAGAACGGGCTCGCAGGCAGCAGTTGCTGTGGTTTTTGCTATAGCTTTGAACGACTATCTGGGCGGCGGCCTGAGGCATGTTCTGATCGAAACGACCATCTTCGGCCTGCCATGGACGGTGACCTCGCTAGAGCTCGTCGCGATCATGGTGATCGCGATCTTTACGACGCTCAACTGTTTGTCGGTGTCGGTTAGCGGCTACATAGCAACCGTGCTTACGGGCGTAAAGATCGGCTTGGTAATTTTCGTCGGTTTGGGTACTTTCCTTTGGGTGACGGGCGGAAGTTTTGATCACTTCACAATGAGCAGCGCAGGCGGTGCCTGCGAGGGGGTGGCGGACAGCGTGAAATTCGGCTCGGCAGAATACACATTTTTCGCGGGTTTTGCGGCGGCGATGCTTGGTGCGTTATGGGGATATGATGGCTGGGATAACCTTTCATTCGTTGCAGGCGAAGTAAAGAATCCCGGAAGGAATCTGCCGATCGCGATCATCGGCAGCGTGCTTTTGATCATCGTGTTGTATGTCATTGCGCAGGTTGCATATTTCTATGTCCTTGACCCTGTAGCCGTCGCCTCGGTTTCTGAAACAGGCTCTGTCGGCATGGCGGTTGTGAGCCGCTTTTTCGGCGGCGATCCGCTAACATTTGCGACAGGCGTCGCTGTCGCGATCTTCACGATGGGACTGATGCTCTCGTCGCTTGGAACTCTTCATACTTCGATCCTCAGTAACTCGCGTATCCCGTACGCCATGGCCGAGGACGGTGTGATGTTCAAGTTGTTCTCGAAACTTTCGGTCAATGGCGTTCCGGTGAATGCGGTCATTTTCCAAGGTATTTGGGCCACCGTGCTTGCTCTTTCGGGCTCATTCGATACGCTTACCGACTACGTGATATTCGCCTCGTGGATCTTCTACGCGATGATCACGATGTCGATATTTGTTTTTCGAAAGCGAGAGCCGAACACTGAGCGTCCCTACAAAGCATGGGGTTATCCTGTTGTTCCGGTGATATTCCTTTTGGTTACGGGCTGGCTGCTCGTGAATACGTTGATGACCTCGCCCACGCAGTCAATGATCGGGATCGGATTCATACTACTTGGTTTGCCGGTTTATTTCTTCCTTACGGCAGGGAACAAAAAGGACGAAAAAGCGGAATAA
- a CDS encoding PilZ domain-containing protein: MQDRRRGTERREVQRVEIDLDVEWETSAGRRSGSLSDISEKGCFVLSSGDVTDGEPVRLYLPLADGMKVEFSGIVANHVVEIGFAVRFDALNSAQIELMRSLMGKVGG, from the coding sequence ATGCAGGACCGACGCAGGGGAACTGAAAGACGAGAAGTTCAGCGGGTCGAGATAGATCTCGACGTTGAATGGGAAACCAGCGCCGGACGGCGGTCTGGGAGCCTGAGCGATATCAGCGAAAAAGGATGCTTCGTGCTTAGTTCCGGCGATGTGACCGACGGCGAGCCCGTGCGGCTTTATCTGCCTCTTGCCGACGGCATGAAAGTAGAATTCAGCGGCATCGTTGCAAATCACGTTGTCGAGATCGGATTTGCGGTGCGATTTGACGCTTTGAATTCTGCTCAGATCGAACTAATGCGTTCTTTGATGGGAAAGGTCGGAGGCTAG
- a CDS encoding UDP-N-acetylmuramoyl-L-alanyl-D-glutamate--2,6-diaminopimelate ligase: protein MSNIQNITVSEVSLELNGELSGNGETAVTDITHDSRQAKDGTLFVAIKGETTDGHRFIDDVMRRGAAGVISEFDPPDGFSGAWLKVADARRALAKGASVTYGEPSSQIDLIGITGTNGKTTTTYLCFALAEAAGVKPAMLTTVEYRIGDSSEPAVRTTPEASDTNKFLRRAVDSGCGMAVMEASSQAIHLRRCDHLQFRVAIFTNLTRDHLDYHGTMENYFDAKKELFDGRLGTPPPVSIINIDDVWGTKLADDLRSNGQKVVAFSQNCSADLTAENIEVSLASGTSFILKTPLGDINVSSPLVGKPHVYNMLAATAAALELGYGLDTVAVGLGKCVGAPGRFERVPNDRGLAVVVDYAHTDDALLNTLQTARPLTKGKVITVFGCGGDRDRTKRIPMGKAAAENSDLVIITSDNPRNEDPMAIIREIEKGVEPVGTECEVISDRREAIRKAVSIAGLDDVVIIAGKGHETYQIIGNDKFHFDDREIAAEAIVELAD from the coding sequence GTGTCGAATATTCAAAATATCACAGTTTCTGAGGTGTCGCTGGAATTGAACGGCGAACTTAGCGGTAACGGCGAAACGGCCGTAACGGACATCACGCACGATTCTCGGCAGGCGAAAGACGGGACGTTATTCGTCGCGATCAAAGGCGAAACGACAGATGGACATCGCTTTATCGACGACGTGATGCGTCGCGGAGCGGCAGGCGTGATATCGGAATTTGATCCGCCGGACGGCTTTTCCGGGGCGTGGCTGAAGGTCGCTGACGCACGGCGGGCTTTGGCTAAGGGAGCCTCGGTCACTTATGGGGAACCATCTTCGCAGATCGACCTGATCGGGATCACCGGCACGAACGGCAAGACCACGACAACATACCTCTGTTTTGCTTTGGCGGAAGCCGCAGGCGTCAAGCCGGCGATGCTGACCACTGTCGAATACCGCATCGGCGACTCAAGTGAGCCGGCTGTCCGCACAACGCCGGAGGCTTCCGACACGAACAAGTTTTTGCGTCGTGCTGTCGATTCGGGTTGCGGAATGGCGGTTATGGAAGCGTCGTCGCAGGCGATACATCTGAGACGCTGCGATCATTTGCAGTTCCGCGTAGCGATCTTTACTAACCTCACCCGCGATCATCTGGACTATCACGGAACCATGGAGAATTATTTCGATGCGAAGAAGGAGCTTTTCGACGGCAGGCTCGGGACGCCGCCTCCGGTGAGCATCATCAATATAGATGACGTATGGGGTACGAAGTTGGCGGATGACCTGCGCTCCAATGGACAGAAGGTAGTTGCTTTCTCGCAAAACTGCTCCGCCGATCTGACCGCAGAGAATATCGAGGTCTCGCTTGCAAGCGGCACGTCATTCATATTGAAAACGCCGTTGGGCGACATCAATGTATCGTCGCCGCTCGTCGGAAAACCTCATGTTTACAATATGCTCGCCGCTACTGCGGCCGCGCTTGAACTCGGTTACGGACTGGACACGGTCGCCGTAGGATTAGGCAAGTGCGTCGGAGCGCCGGGACGTTTCGAACGGGTTCCAAATGACCGCGGTTTGGCAGTGGTCGTCGATTATGCACATACGGACGACGCCCTGCTGAATACTCTGCAAACTGCCCGCCCGCTGACAAAAGGAAAGGTGATAACCGTTTTCGGATGCGGCGGAGACAGGGACAGGACAAAACGCATTCCGATGGGCAAGGCGGCCGCAGAGAACAGTGACCTCGTGATAATTACGTCCGACAATCCGCGAAATGAGGACCCAATGGCCATCATTCGCGAAATTGAAAAGGGCGTGGAGCCCGTCGGAACGGAATGCGAAGTGATATCAGACCGCCGCGAAGCAATTCGCAAGGCGGTCTCAATTGCGGGTCTTGACGATGTCGTAATTATCGCCGGCAAAGGCCATGAAACCTATCAAATAATCGGAAATGACAAGTTTCATTTCGACGATCGCGAGATAGCAGCCGAGGCGATAGTTGAGCTTGCGGACTAG
- the tig gene encoding trigger factor, translating to MKTELKEISPTQRELKIEIDADVVKASYSRVSRKYAQKANIPGFRKGFAPVDVVKLRFAEEIKNDVLQDVIPAQVTEAIREHDLQPLTEPQLHLEDHENVKVNGSENVKLHVHLEVMPEIPTPNYKGIELVRRVKPVEQGEIEDLIANRLQKEATLIPVEDRASAIGDTMIVDLEGRFDDNPDADPIQANDLDITLGDEVIESSFTDNLVDLNVEDEKEFSVSYPETFSSADLAGKTLHYKAKVKSIGRSEVPELDDDWAKSLDEGYESLSDLREKLRKDLEAYAKTDADARVRNNAIAKLIEENSFEVPNSLIENQARNLLNNFAQDLQQRGVDLNNVENEFIQMAYGNMRMQAERDVMGALLLEKVAELEKVEVGEEEVNEEIERLAEYYRMPAEDIRKSLNQNGGLDNIRNNLKTRKSIEAVIDHAKVTDGDWIDETAQPVVEEEKPKKKAAKGKKSEKGEKVKE from the coding sequence ATGAAGACCGAGTTAAAGGAGATATCTCCGACACAAAGGGAACTGAAGATCGAGATCGACGCAGATGTCGTCAAGGCTTCATATAGCAGGGTTAGCCGGAAATACGCTCAAAAGGCGAATATTCCCGGCTTCCGAAAGGGTTTTGCACCTGTTGATGTTGTAAAGCTTCGATTCGCTGAAGAGATCAAGAACGATGTTCTGCAGGACGTAATACCTGCACAGGTCACCGAAGCGATCAGGGAACATGATCTGCAGCCGCTCACAGAGCCGCAGCTGCATTTGGAAGATCACGAGAACGTCAAAGTTAACGGATCGGAAAATGTAAAGCTGCATGTTCACCTCGAGGTAATGCCGGAAATTCCGACGCCTAATTATAAGGGCATCGAACTGGTCCGCAGGGTAAAACCTGTCGAACAGGGCGAGATCGAGGATCTGATCGCGAATCGACTGCAGAAAGAAGCAACACTGATCCCGGTCGAGGACCGTGCGTCAGCGATCGGCGATACGATGATCGTTGACCTTGAAGGGCGTTTTGATGATAATCCCGATGCAGATCCGATCCAGGCAAATGATCTCGATATCACGCTTGGTGACGAGGTAATCGAAAGCTCATTTACGGATAATCTCGTCGACCTGAACGTCGAAGACGAAAAAGAGTTCTCGGTTTCGTATCCGGAGACCTTCTCGTCAGCGGACCTCGCCGGAAAAACGCTGCATTACAAGGCCAAAGTTAAGTCGATCGGGCGATCTGAAGTGCCTGAGCTCGACGACGACTGGGCGAAAAGCCTTGACGAAGGCTACGAATCACTTTCCGATCTGCGTGAGAAGCTCCGCAAAGACCTTGAAGCCTATGCGAAAACAGACGCTGATGCCCGTGTTCGCAATAATGCCATAGCAAAGCTGATCGAGGAGAATTCCTTCGAGGTCCCAAATTCACTGATCGAAAACCAGGCTCGCAATCTCTTGAACAATTTCGCACAAGACCTGCAGCAGCGGGGCGTTGACCTTAACAACGTCGAGAACGAGTTCATCCAAATGGCATACGGAAATATGCGCATGCAGGCAGAACGCGACGTTATGGGAGCGTTATTGCTCGAAAAGGTCGCAGAACTCGAGAAGGTGGAGGTCGGCGAAGAAGAAGTGAATGAGGAGATCGAGCGGTTGGCGGAATATTACCGCATGCCCGCAGAAGATATCCGCAAGTCGCTCAATCAGAACGGCGGTCTCGATAATATTCGCAATAATCTGAAAACGCGGAAGTCGATCGAGGCGGTGATCGACCACGCCAAGGTCACCGATGGTGACTGGATCGACGAAACCGCCCAGCCGGTCGTTGAAGAGGAGAAACCGAAGAAAAAGGCTGCAAAAGGGAAGAAAAGTGAAAAAGGTGAGAAAGTGAAAGAGTGA
- the clpP gene encoding ATP-dependent Clp endopeptidase proteolytic subunit ClpP, which yields MALVPMVVEQTSRGERAFDIYSRLLKDSIIFIGTPIDDTIANLIVAQLLFLEAEDPERDINLYINSPGGSITAGMAIYDTMQFIKNDVTTICVGQCASMGALLLTAGTKGKRFALPHSRILIHQPSGGAQGQATDVRIMAEEILRMRKMTSELIAHHSGQSFDKVEVDVERDRILDPHQAKEYGLIDEVIEHRDKQK from the coding sequence ATGGCATTAGTTCCAATGGTGGTCGAACAGACCTCACGCGGTGAGAGGGCATTCGACATTTATTCACGGCTTCTGAAAGACAGCATCATCTTCATCGGTACTCCGATAGATGACACTATCGCGAACCTGATCGTCGCTCAGCTTTTGTTCCTAGAGGCTGAAGACCCGGAACGCGACATTAACCTCTATATAAACAGTCCGGGCGGATCAATTACCGCCGGAATGGCGATATACGACACGATGCAGTTCATCAAGAACGATGTTACGACGATCTGTGTCGGACAATGTGCGTCTATGGGAGCGTTGCTGCTCACCGCCGGCACAAAAGGTAAGCGTTTTGCATTGCCGCATTCGAGAATTCTGATCCACCAGCCGTCAGGCGGAGCTCAGGGACAGGCTACAGATGTCCGCATCATGGCAGAAGAGATCCTTCGTATGAGGAAGATGACCTCGGAATTGATCGCCCATCACTCGGGGCAGTCATTTGACAAGGTTGAGGTCGACGTCGAACGCGACCGTATCCTCGACCCGCATCAGGCCAAAGAATATGGCCTGATCGACGAAGTGATCGAACACAGAGACAAACAAAAATAG
- the clpX gene encoding ATP-dependent Clp protease ATP-binding subunit ClpX yields MPQFGHPDEILSCSFCGKSQNDVRKLIAGPGVYICNECIDICNEIIVDDERTVPSSGAAKLPKPAEIKAFLDDYVVGQEESKKRLSVAVYQHYKRLELAKRKNDVELQKSNILLIGPTGTGKTLLAQTLARYLSVPFCIVDATSLTEAGYVGEDVETILLRLLQAAEGDIEKAQQGIIYIDEIDKICRKDDSPSITRDVSGEGVQQALLKILEGTVANIPAGGGRKHPQQDFQQLDTTNILFICGGAFIGLEKVVEKRFRSRSLGFQGEVRSKKQRHEESIGKLEPEDLIHYGLIPEFVGRLPVIGTLSELDETALVRILTEPKNSLIRQYQRKFEFDNVSLKFTDAAISAIAKEAHKRKVGARGLMMILEELLLETMYHVPGENSVKEIVITPEMVEKKVPVFEVMTRSEEAA; encoded by the coding sequence ATGCCCCAATTTGGCCATCCGGATGAAATTCTTTCGTGCTCGTTCTGCGGTAAGTCGCAGAACGATGTCCGCAAGCTGATCGCGGGCCCGGGCGTTTATATCTGCAATGAGTGCATTGACATCTGCAACGAGATCATCGTTGACGATGAGCGGACGGTGCCGAGCAGCGGAGCTGCGAAGCTGCCAAAGCCTGCTGAGATAAAGGCGTTTCTGGATGATTATGTGGTCGGGCAGGAAGAATCGAAAAAGCGTCTTTCGGTGGCTGTGTATCAGCACTACAAACGTCTTGAGCTTGCCAAGCGAAAGAACGACGTAGAACTGCAGAAATCGAATATTCTGTTGATCGGCCCTACCGGAACGGGAAAAACGCTACTTGCTCAGACGCTTGCCAGGTACCTGAGCGTTCCATTCTGCATTGTTGATGCGACGAGCCTTACAGAGGCGGGCTATGTGGGCGAGGACGTCGAGACGATACTATTAAGACTGCTGCAAGCTGCTGAAGGCGACATCGAAAAGGCACAGCAGGGAATCATTTATATCGACGAGATCGATAAGATCTGCCGCAAGGACGACAGTCCCTCGATAACCCGCGACGTTTCGGGCGAAGGCGTGCAGCAGGCACTTTTGAAGATCCTGGAAGGCACCGTTGCGAACATTCCGGCAGGCGGCGGCCGCAAGCATCCGCAGCAGGATTTTCAGCAGCTTGATACCACGAATATCCTTTTCATTTGCGGCGGGGCGTTCATCGGACTTGAAAAGGTCGTCGAAAAGCGGTTCCGAAGCCGCTCACTCGGTTTTCAGGGCGAGGTCCGCAGCAAGAAGCAACGGCATGAAGAATCCATCGGCAAGCTCGAACCCGAAGACTTGATCCACTACGGCCTCATACCGGAATTCGTGGGTCGCCTGCCAGTTATCGGCACACTCAGTGAACTCGACGAAACCGCACTTGTGCGTATACTGACAGAGCCCAAAAACTCGCTTATCAGGCAGTATCAGCGGAAATTTGAGTTCGACAATGTTTCGCTCAAGTTCACAGATGCCGCAATCTCTGCCATTGCTAAAGAGGCTCACAAACGCAAGGTCGGGGCCCGCGGGCTGATGATGATCCTTGAGGAGCTTTTGCTCGAGACCATGTATCACGTGCCCGGCGAAAACTCCGTCAAAGAGATCGTCATTACACCGGAAATGGTCGAGAAAAAGGTTCCTGTTTTCGAGGTAATGACCCGCAGCGAAGAAGCGGCTTAG